One Pirellulales bacterium genomic window carries:
- a CDS encoding MotA/TolQ/ExbB proton channel family protein has product MNKLNAWLSILFRSPIFWGGLLSALYYGGIESGVVRNPFLLRFTAGHFVEHVVTMVFFVGSAALVLKGLEVHAQRRVPAGSLLGPIPFGGQTVDDAARLAAELDRAPSNLQRGYLLRRLRDALDHIMRSGNADSLDTEIKYLSDLDAVRAQHGYALVRVIIWSIPIMGLLGTVIGITGAFANLVFRDGKLDDASLPQVLAGLKVAFDTTGMALSLCMALMFVQYFVDRLESQLLTEVDARTNTELKGRFQSSTLGTDPQLGPIRRMVEAVLKSNDRLVTRQVEIWRQSMDAAESKFGQLAASSGQQLESALAGALDQTLKAHAAAVAAAAQSHAAQNERHWGQVQQSLVQAAEAASRQQAELAKQAEILLKVVEATGQVTRLEDALNHNLAALGGSRNFEETLVALGAAVQLLSARLAQGTGDVRPIALAKPKRVEKAA; this is encoded by the coding sequence GTGAACAAGCTCAACGCTTGGCTATCTATCCTGTTTCGTTCGCCTATCTTCTGGGGCGGACTGCTCTCGGCGCTATACTACGGCGGCATTGAATCCGGAGTCGTCAGGAACCCGTTTCTGCTGCGGTTCACGGCGGGACATTTCGTCGAGCACGTCGTGACGATGGTGTTCTTCGTCGGCAGCGCGGCGCTCGTGTTGAAAGGACTTGAAGTTCACGCGCAGCGCCGCGTTCCCGCGGGATCGCTGCTCGGACCGATCCCGTTCGGCGGCCAGACGGTGGACGACGCAGCCCGGCTGGCGGCCGAACTCGATCGCGCCCCGTCGAATCTGCAGCGTGGCTACTTGCTCCGCCGCTTGCGCGACGCGCTCGATCACATCATGCGGAGCGGCAATGCCGATTCGCTGGACACTGAGATCAAGTATCTCTCCGATCTCGATGCGGTTCGCGCCCAGCATGGCTACGCGCTAGTGCGCGTGATCATCTGGTCGATCCCGATCATGGGTCTGTTGGGCACGGTGATCGGCATCACGGGGGCATTTGCGAACTTGGTGTTTCGCGACGGCAAGCTCGACGACGCCTCGCTCCCCCAGGTGCTGGCCGGCTTGAAGGTGGCGTTCGACACGACCGGCATGGCCCTGTCGCTTTGCATGGCGCTGATGTTCGTGCAGTATTTCGTCGACCGGCTCGAATCGCAATTGCTTACGGAGGTCGACGCCCGAACGAACACCGAGTTGAAAGGCCGCTTTCAATCGAGCACGCTGGGGACCGATCCGCAGCTTGGGCCGATCCGGCGGATGGTCGAAGCGGTGCTGAAATCGAACGATCGCCTCGTCACGCGACAGGTCGAGATCTGGCGGCAATCGATGGACGCGGCCGAATCGAAGTTCGGCCAATTGGCCGCGTCGAGTGGCCAGCAATTGGAGTCGGCGCTCGCCGGGGCCTTGGACCAAACCCTCAAGGCGCATGCCGCGGCCGTTGCCGCCGCCGCGCAGAGTCACGCCGCGCAGAACGAGCGGCATTGGGGGCAAGTGCAGCAATCGCTCGTGCAGGCCGCCGAAGCCGCTTCGCGACAGCAGGCCGAATTGGCCAAGCAAGCGGAGATCCTGCTGAAGGTGGTCGAGGCGACCGGCCAGGTCACGCGATTGGAAGATGCGCTCAACCATAATCTCGCGGCACTGGGAGGTTCGCGGAACTTTGAAGAGACGCTCGTCGCCCTGGGGGCCGCGGTGCAGCTCTTGAGCGCTCGGCTCGCCCAAGGAACCGGCGACGTCCGGCCGATCGCGCTGGCCAAACCGAAACGGGTGGAAAAGGCGGCATGA